In candidate division WOR-3 bacterium, the following proteins share a genomic window:
- a CDS encoding 2-oxoacid:ferredoxin oxidoreductase subunit beta translates to MKEAVFNYLRLDGRFPHILCAGCGIGTIMKAMVYAFSDLNLPNERICVVSGIGCSSRVPGYLDCDTFHTLHGRAIPCAIGVKLAQPEMKVIVMGGDGDILAIGLSHFIHAARRNIDLTCIIVNNFNYGMTGGQVSPTTPQGSLTLTTPYKNPEREFNILEISKAAGAVFFARSTTYHAQHLKEMIKKAIEKKGFSVVEVISQCPTFFGRVNRIGDGVKMLEYFKEKSVEVKTLPVASRGEKEEKFPEGKIVIGVLYETSAEEFLESYQKNVQGEYEGRG, encoded by the coding sequence ATGAAAGAAGCGGTCTTTAATTATTTAAGACTGGATGGACGTTTTCCTCATATCCTCTGCGCTGGTTGTGGGATTGGCACAATAATGAAGGCAATGGTTTACGCCTTTTCCGATTTAAACCTGCCGAATGAGAGGATCTGCGTTGTTTCCGGTATCGGTTGCTCCTCAAGGGTTCCTGGTTATTTGGACTGCGATACCTTTCATACCTTGCACGGGCGGGCCATTCCCTGCGCGATTGGGGTGAAGTTGGCTCAACCGGAGATGAAGGTGATTGTGATGGGTGGGGATGGTGATATCTTGGCGATCGGGCTTTCCCATTTTATCCACGCCGCCCGCCGCAACATTGATTTGACTTGTATCATCGTTAATAATTTTAACTACGGAATGACCGGGGGGCAGGTTTCTCCCACCACCCCCCAGGGAAGTTTAACCCTCACCACTCCTTATAAAAATCCGGAGAGGGAATTTAATATCTTAGAGATTAGTAAGGCAGCAGGAGCGGTATTTTTTGCTCGAAGCACCACTTATCATGCCCAACACTTAAAAGAGATGATAAAGAAGGCGATAGAGAAGAAGGGGTTTAGTGTGGTGGAGGTTATCTCCCAGTGTCCAACCTTTTTCGGCCGGGTGAACCGGATTGGGGATGGGGTTAAGATGTTAGAATACTTTAAGGAAAAGAGTGTGGAGGTAAAGACCTTACCCGTGGCTTCCCGAGGCGAGAAGGAAGAAAAATTTCCCGAAGGGAAAATTGTAATTGGCGTTCTTTACGAAACGAGTGCGGAGGAGTTTTTAGAAAGTTATCAGAAGAATGTGCAAGGGGAATATGAAGGTAGAGGTTAG
- the sucC gene encoding ADP-forming succinate--CoA ligase subunit beta — protein sequence MKLYEFQAKEIFRKEKIPCPKGRLVSSLEEGKSAVSEIGFPCVLKAQVLVGGRGKAGGIKIVEKEEDFSTALESIFSLRIKDLPVEKVLISEKVEIERELYLSIIIDRRLAKPIILASPFGGMDIEEIAKEKPKSIIKEVIDPLLGLLPYQCRRVGFQLFSEEEALLNKFSSLLMALAKIFFSYDAQLVEINPLVISKNGEFFALDAKMILDDNAFFRHPEWAEYKSFEEESEAEAKQEGLSYVKLSGEIGSIVNGAGLAMATLDLINRYGAQAANFLDIGGSSSPEKTKKALEIITKDKKVRVILLNIFGGITRCDDVAKGILSFLEEKRVNLPIIVRLVGTNYEIAQSLLKDAPVIFVPTMKEAVKKASEIAKSM from the coding sequence ATGAAGTTATACGAGTTTCAGGCAAAAGAAATCTTCCGGAAAGAGAAGATTCCTTGTCCCAAGGGGAGGTTGGTCTCTTCTTTGGAAGAAGGGAAGAGTGCTGTTTCAGAGATTGGTTTTCCCTGTGTCTTGAAGGCACAAGTTTTAGTGGGCGGTAGAGGAAAAGCCGGTGGGATAAAAATTGTGGAGAAAGAGGAAGATTTTTCTACCGCCTTAGAAAGTATCTTTTCCTTACGAATTAAGGATCTACCCGTAGAGAAGGTCTTAATTTCGGAGAAGGTGGAAATTGAGCGGGAGTTGTATTTAAGCATCATCATAGACCGAAGGCTTGCCAAACCGATAATCCTCGCCTCTCCCTTTGGGGGGATGGATATTGAAGAGATTGCTAAAGAGAAACCGAAAAGCATCATAAAGGAGGTTATTGACCCCCTCTTAGGGCTTCTCCCTTATCAGTGCCGAAGAGTTGGTTTCCAACTCTTTTCGGAAGAAGAGGCCCTATTAAATAAATTTTCTTCTCTCCTTATGGCTTTGGCTAAGATCTTTTTCTCTTATGATGCCCAGCTAGTGGAGATTAACCCATTGGTGATTAGTAAAAATGGAGAATTTTTTGCCTTAGATGCCAAAATGATTTTGGACGATAACGCCTTTTTCCGCCATCCAGAATGGGCCGAATATAAATCTTTTGAGGAGGAGAGCGAGGCGGAGGCGAAGCAGGAAGGTCTTTCCTATGTGAAACTCTCCGGAGAGATCGGCTCAATCGTTAACGGTGCGGGTTTGGCAATGGCCACCTTGGATTTAATCAATCGCTACGGAGCGCAAGCAGCTAACTTTTTAGATATCGGTGGTTCTTCCTCACCGGAGAAGACAAAAAAGGCGTTAGAGATTATCACAAAGGATAAAAAGGTTCGCGTTATCCTCTTAAATATCTTTGGGGGAATTACCCGCTGTGATGATGTGGCGAAGGGGATTCTCTCTTTCTTAGAGGAAAAGAGAGTTAATTTACCGATTATTGTCCGGCTCGTCGGCACAAATTACGAAATTGCCCAATCACTCCTCAAAGATGCTCCTGTAATCTTTGTCCCAACAATGAAAGAGGCGGTAAAAAAGGCGAGTGAAATAGCTAAAAGTATGTGA
- the selB gene encoding selenocysteine-specific translation elongation factor, with translation MHCVIGTAGHIDHGKTALIKALTGYDPDRLKEEKERGMTTDLGFAFYGENATIIDVPGHEKFIRHMIAGASTIDLVLLVIAANEGIRPQTIEHLEIIKILGIKRGLVALTKSDTVEEEIQEMVKEEIRDLLKGTVFQDAPIIPTSVVTGEGIWELKRTLDQMIKGTPAKEDRGYFRMPIDRSFKIKGFGQVVAGTVLSGSCHLEETLEVVPKGFSVRVRRIEIHKKPVEKAELGERAALSLLVGEKEEILRGDVLVEPSALNPTHFLNAFLITIKDNPFPVKNRMAVKLHIGTKEALARVILLDKEELLPGESGYAQIFTEELVVAEVGDRFVIRSFSPPLTIGGGKVLELTERRGKRNDPSLLRHLLLLNSEEKKVQIAEMIRGRGLYPISEKELGRRVGLFFLSEKLNELQKEGKILQVEGYIATDCYREAKEKMEKILHIFHQENPFRKGMRIAELKSRLAKEMAEEVLEKALADLISENRISQEEDFVKIRGFEISLSKEERELMAKVINFLNKTGFSPPSREELKREFWQEKRLEKVLEVLKEKGELVEVENCLFPRETIERAKEILLNLLREKGEITVSEYREKLNTTRRYALPLLNYFDSQGVTIRRGIFRQLRK, from the coding sequence ATGCATTGTGTAATTGGGACCGCCGGTCATATTGACCACGGCAAAACCGCTCTCATTAAGGCTCTCACGGGTTATGACCCCGACCGCTTAAAGGAAGAGAAAGAGAGGGGGATGACAACCGATTTGGGTTTTGCCTTCTACGGTGAAAATGCCACAATCATTGATGTTCCCGGGCACGAGAAATTTATCCGCCATATGATTGCGGGTGCCTCCACTATTGATTTAGTCCTTCTGGTTATTGCCGCCAACGAAGGGATAAGGCCCCAGACGATTGAACATCTGGAGATAATAAAGATTTTAGGGATCAAAAGAGGGTTGGTCGCTTTAACAAAAAGTGACACCGTAGAGGAAGAGATTCAAGAAATGGTAAAGGAAGAGATAAGAGATCTATTGAAAGGGACTGTTTTTCAAGATGCCCCCATCATTCCCACCTCCGTAGTTACAGGAGAAGGGATTTGGGAATTGAAAAGGACACTTGACCAAATGATTAAAGGGACCCCCGCGAAAGAGGACCGGGGGTATTTTCGGATGCCGATCGACCGGAGTTTTAAGATTAAAGGTTTTGGTCAAGTGGTGGCGGGGACAGTTCTTTCCGGCTCCTGCCACTTAGAAGAGACCTTGGAAGTGGTACCAAAAGGCTTCTCGGTTCGGGTGCGGAGGATTGAGATCCACAAAAAACCGGTGGAGAAGGCGGAACTTGGGGAACGGGCAGCTCTCAGCCTTTTGGTGGGTGAGAAAGAGGAGATATTAAGAGGAGATGTCTTAGTTGAACCATCCGCGCTAAATCCTACCCATTTTCTTAATGCCTTCCTCATTACGATAAAGGATAACCCTTTTCCGGTAAAAAACCGGATGGCGGTGAAACTCCATATCGGAACGAAGGAAGCCTTAGCCCGAGTTATTCTCTTAGATAAAGAAGAACTTTTACCCGGAGAAAGTGGTTATGCCCAAATCTTTACAGAAGAGTTAGTGGTGGCGGAGGTCGGTGACCGGTTTGTCATTCGGAGTTTTAGCCCCCCTTTAACCATTGGTGGCGGCAAGGTCTTAGAATTGACTGAGAGGAGAGGGAAAAGAAACGATCCTTCTCTCCTTAGACATCTCTTGCTCTTAAATTCCGAAGAGAAAAAAGTGCAGATAGCGGAGATGATACGCGGTCGCGGGCTTTATCCAATAAGTGAGAAGGAATTGGGAAGAAGAGTCGGTCTCTTTTTTTTATCCGAGAAATTGAACGAATTACAGAAGGAAGGGAAAATCCTCCAGGTGGAAGGTTACATCGCTACTGATTGCTACCGAGAGGCTAAGGAAAAGATGGAAAAGATTTTACACATCTTTCATCAGGAAAATCCTTTCCGGAAAGGGATGAGAATTGCTGAACTGAAAAGTCGGTTGGCAAAGGAGATGGCGGAAGAGGTTCTGGAGAAGGCATTAGCTGACTTAATCTCCGAAAATCGCATCTCCCAAGAGGAGGATTTTGTAAAAATCAGGGGTTTTGAGATTTCCTTATCCAAAGAGGAAAGGGAGCTGATGGCAAAAGTGATCAATTTCTTAAATAAAACTGGATTCTCTCCGCCAAGTCGGGAGGAATTAAAAAGAGAGTTTTGGCAAGAGAAGAGATTAGAGAAGGTGCTTGAGGTCTTAAAGGAGAAGGGGGAATTGGTGGAGGTGGAAAATTGCCTCTTCCCCAGAGAAACGATTGAAAGGGCAAAGGAGATTTTACTTAACCTCTTAAGGGAAAAAGGGGAAATTACCGTCTCGGAATATCGGGAGAAACTAAATACTACCCGCCGGTATGCGCTCCCCTTATTAAACTACTTTGATTCCCAAGGGGTGACCATACGGCGTGGGATCTTTCGGCAATTGAGAAAATGA
- the sucD gene encoding succinate--CoA ligase subunit alpha, protein MGILISRESRVLVQGITGRDGSFHTREMVKYGTKVVAGVSPKKGGTFLDGIPVFNTVFEAKRKEGCDTSIIFVPAPFAPDAIYEAIDAQISLIVVITEGIPVQEMMKIKTYLEKKKTRLLGPNCPGIINPGEAKVGIMPSTFFKKGFCGIVSRSGTLTYEIAYHISEGGFGCSSVVGIGGDMVKGMDFVDCLKLFAQDEETKAIVIVGEIGGDDEEIAAKYVAKKIKKPVFGFIAGQTAPPEKRMGHAGAIIMQGKGTAQEKIAAFQLAGIEVFSEPSEIKNLLTERFGSKS, encoded by the coding sequence ATGGGGATTTTAATTAGTAGAGAATCGAGAGTTTTGGTGCAAGGGATCACCGGTCGGGATGGCAGTTTCCATACCCGGGAGATGGTGAAATACGGAACGAAAGTGGTTGCGGGAGTAAGCCCCAAAAAGGGCGGCACCTTCTTAGACGGAATTCCTGTCTTTAATACCGTCTTTGAGGCGAAGAGAAAGGAGGGATGCGATACTTCAATCATTTTTGTTCCAGCTCCTTTTGCCCCGGACGCTATCTATGAGGCGATTGATGCCCAAATTTCTTTAATCGTTGTCATCACCGAAGGGATTCCGGTACAGGAGATGATGAAGATTAAGACTTACTTGGAAAAGAAAAAAACTCGCCTTTTAGGACCAAATTGTCCCGGCATAATCAATCCGGGAGAAGCAAAGGTTGGAATTATGCCCAGTACCTTCTTTAAGAAAGGCTTTTGCGGGATCGTCTCCCGTTCTGGCACTTTAACTTATGAGATTGCCTATCATATCTCCGAAGGTGGCTTTGGCTGTTCCAGTGTGGTGGGGATTGGTGGTGATATGGTGAAGGGGATGGATTTTGTTGACTGCCTAAAATTATTCGCCCAGGATGAAGAGACAAAGGCGATTGTGATTGTCGGCGAGATTGGGGGGGATGATGAGGAGATTGCGGCAAAATATGTGGCAAAGAAGATAAAAAAGCCGGTCTTCGGTTTTATCGCTGGGCAGACCGCACCTCCAGAAAAGAGGATGGGTCACGCCGGGGCAATCATTATGCAGGGGAAAGGGACCGCCCAGGAGAAGATCGCCGCCTTTCAACTGGCGGGGATTGAAGTCTTTTCTGAACCGTCAGAGATTAAAAACTTACTCACAGAGAGGTTTGGGAGTAAATCGTGA
- the lptB gene encoding LPS export ABC transporter ATP-binding protein, giving the protein MKKENSGLYALNISKAYGAKYVVSNVTIEVQRGEVVGLLGPNGAGKTTTFQMIIGFLRPKGGKIILDGRDITNLPVYQRARLGIGYLPQEASIFRKLTVVENIRAVLELTENSHQGKEETLSEILDKLGISHLKDRRGETLSGGERRRAELARALALKPSFLLLDEPFTGIDPIAREEIQNIIRNLAKENLGILVTDHNVRETLEITDRAYLIYDSRILFAGSAHELIANESARKFYLGARFRI; this is encoded by the coding sequence ATGAAAAAGGAAAATTCTGGCCTTTATGCCTTAAACATCTCAAAAGCCTACGGAGCAAAATATGTGGTAAGTAATGTGACAATTGAGGTGCAGAGGGGAGAGGTGGTGGGACTTTTAGGACCGAACGGTGCGGGAAAAACGACAACCTTTCAAATGATTATCGGCTTCTTGCGACCAAAAGGGGGAAAAATCATTTTGGATGGCAGAGATATCACCAATTTACCGGTTTATCAGAGGGCGCGTCTTGGTATCGGTTATCTCCCCCAGGAGGCTTCCATCTTTCGCAAATTGACCGTGGTAGAAAATATCCGTGCCGTTTTGGAATTGACCGAGAACTCCCACCAGGGAAAAGAAGAAACCTTATCCGAAATTTTAGATAAGTTGGGAATTAGCCACTTAAAGGACCGCCGGGGGGAGACCCTCTCCGGAGGGGAGAGGCGCCGGGCGGAATTGGCGCGGGCACTGGCGCTCAAACCCAGTTTCCTTTTATTAGACGAACCTTTCACCGGCATTGACCCAATCGCCCGGGAGGAGATTCAGAATATCATTAGAAATTTAGCTAAGGAGAACTTGGGAATTTTAGTGACCGACCATAATGTCCGGGAGACCTTAGAGATAACTGACCGGGCCTATCTCATCTACGATTCCCGGATTTTATTCGCGGGGAGTGCTCACGAATTAATCGCCAACGAATCGGCACGCAAGTTTTATCTCGGTGCCCGTTTTCGGATATGA
- a CDS encoding 4Fe-4S binding protein, which translates to MKKVLPEEKKIETKKGHKIFIIKDFCKSCRICVRFCPTQTLGLGEDLKVEVINPDKCIGCQLCEILCPDFAIAVERKKREDG; encoded by the coding sequence GTGAAAAAGGTCTTACCCGAAGAAAAGAAAATTGAGACGAAGAAGGGGCATAAGATTTTTATCATTAAGGACTTTTGTAAGAGTTGTCGCATTTGCGTGAGATTCTGTCCTACCCAGACTTTGGGCTTGGGAGAAGATTTGAAGGTGGAGGTAATCAACCCCGATAAATGTATCGGTTGTCAATTATGCGAGATTTTGTGTCCGGACTTTGCTATCGCGGTGGAGAGGAAAAAGAGGGAAGATGGCTGA
- a CDS encoding 2-oxoacid:acceptor oxidoreductase family protein, producing the protein MKVEVRLAGSGGQGLILAGIILAEGCGVYEKKYVVQTQSYGPEARGGSSRSDVIISDREILFPKARRVDLLACLSQAAYCDYLSSLKEEGILLLDDFYVRESNSPSAFFLPFSRLAREKLGRELFANIILLGTIAKILERRYGFCHLDSLKKALAKRVPKDYLSENLSALELGYHLQKELTDG; encoded by the coding sequence ATGAAGGTAGAGGTTAGATTAGCGGGAAGTGGGGGGCAGGGTTTAATTTTGGCCGGGATTATCTTAGCGGAGGGTTGTGGGGTCTACGAAAAAAAGTATGTAGTCCAAACGCAAAGTTACGGACCGGAGGCGAGAGGCGGTTCTTCCCGTTCCGATGTCATTATCAGTGACCGGGAGATTCTCTTTCCGAAGGCGCGGCGGGTCGATCTCTTAGCCTGCCTTTCCCAAGCGGCTTATTGTGATTATCTCTCTTCCTTAAAGGAAGAGGGGATTTTGCTTTTAGATGATTTTTACGTTCGGGAAAGTAATTCTCCTTCCGCCTTTTTTCTACCCTTTTCTCGGTTAGCGAGGGAAAAGTTAGGTCGGGAGCTTTTTGCCAATATTATCCTCTTGGGAACAATCGCTAAAATCTTAGAAAGAAGATATGGCTTTTGTCATCTTGATTCTCTAAAGAAGGCTTTGGCGAAAAGAGTACCGAAGGATTATTTAAGTGAAAATCTTTCCGCCTTAGAACTTGGTTATCACCTTCAAAAAGAATTAACTGATGGCTGA
- the rpoN gene encoding RNA polymerase factor sigma-54 — MKQELSLQQKLILTPQLLLNLKLLALPVMELEQVLREEIEKNPCLEEVTEGEMVPEEETVEREEGRDEEFDYADLLPQEGYSLPTEKEEASEFSLPAPENPLEAIATLVRAKLPKEDYPYAEYILHTLDEDGFLTMSKEEFCQSLGITEEKLEKILEVIKSMEPGGIGAANRQEAFLIQLQKRGFSPTSLEYEIVKNFYESWLKMDHKKIAKETKRDLAEVNKALENLKILEPRPLRQYYSSPLTYIEPDFEVKMEGEKISVFFREEYLPNLRIAPHYREILNNPRAHTKEEVDFAKEKVRHALNLIRAIEERRVLLYKVVSYIVERQSLFFRTGQLSPLTVRDCAKELNLHPSIISRAVTRKYLSTPMGIFPLRHFLSPGMGEKSKADVKMRVKELIEKEDPSSPLTDAQIVRKLQEEGVKCARRTVVKYREELNIPSCRKRKREIGNKPRGEKSAG; from the coding sequence ATGAAGCAGGAACTAAGCCTCCAACAGAAATTAATCCTTACCCCCCAGTTGCTACTTAATCTTAAACTACTCGCCCTCCCCGTGATGGAGTTGGAGCAGGTTTTAAGAGAGGAGATTGAGAAAAATCCCTGCCTGGAAGAGGTGACAGAGGGTGAGATGGTTCCCGAAGAGGAGACGGTGGAGAGGGAAGAGGGCAGGGATGAGGAGTTTGACTACGCTGACCTCTTACCCCAGGAGGGCTATTCTCTCCCTACGGAGAAGGAAGAGGCTTCCGAATTTTCTCTCCCGGCACCGGAAAATCCGTTGGAGGCAATCGCCACCCTCGTCCGCGCCAAACTACCAAAAGAAGATTATCCCTATGCTGAGTATATCCTCCATACCTTGGACGAAGACGGCTTTTTGACGATGAGTAAAGAAGAGTTTTGCCAATCTCTCGGTATTACGGAGGAGAAATTGGAGAAGATTTTGGAGGTGATTAAATCGATGGAGCCGGGAGGGATTGGTGCGGCTAATCGTCAGGAGGCTTTTCTCATCCAATTGCAAAAGAGAGGATTTTCCCCCACTTCCTTAGAATACGAGATTGTCAAAAACTTTTACGAGAGTTGGCTTAAGATGGACCATAAGAAAATCGCCAAGGAGACGAAGAGAGATTTGGCCGAGGTGAATAAGGCGTTAGAAAACCTAAAAATTTTAGAGCCGAGACCCCTCCGCCAATACTATTCTTCTCCCCTTACCTATATTGAACCGGACTTTGAGGTGAAGATGGAAGGAGAAAAGATAAGTGTTTTCTTCCGAGAGGAATATCTCCCCAATCTCCGCATCGCCCCCCACTACCGGGAAATTTTGAATAACCCAAGGGCTCATACCAAGGAAGAGGTTGATTTTGCGAAGGAGAAGGTCCGTCATGCCTTAAACCTGATTAGGGCAATTGAGGAGCGAAGAGTCCTTCTCTATAAAGTTGTCAGTTATATCGTAGAGAGGCAGAGCCTTTTCTTTCGGACCGGCCAACTTTCTCCTCTAACAGTTCGGGATTGTGCCAAAGAATTAAACCTCCACCCCTCAATCATCTCCCGTGCCGTCACCCGGAAGTATCTCTCCACCCCAATGGGCATCTTCCCCCTTCGGCACTTCTTATCACCCGGGATGGGGGAAAAATCAAAAGCGGATGTGAAGATGCGGGTGAAGGAGTTAATTGAGAAGGAAGACCCATCTTCTCCCCTCACTGATGCCCAGATTGTCCGCAAACTACAAGAAGAAGGGGTGAAGTGCGCCCGAAGGACAGTGGTTAAATATCGGGAGGAGTTAAATATCCCTTCCTGTCGGAAAAGGAAAAGAGAGATTGGTAATAAGCCGAGGGGAGAAAAGAGCGCTGGATAG
- a CDS encoding T9SS type A sorting domain-containing protein yields the protein MDKFLFFFFFSFSLLFSQRIILGDDFSTFPDSWNLGGTSNEYWTKKESRWYSHSFSVKSTPHLQYHNNVSVWMERRVNFSDYDIGCVTFWLWQETEEGDFLEFLYSTDNGTTWTIAWERDGSYPFWQFISISEIPNSVNRIRFRFSSDSTGEREGVYIDDLVAYGIRRTLNVLFYDGMDDFPANWTLWGNYQWTRVNNRYSSAPYSAKCAPINGYGYYNNQNNGIDRFFNLSNYDYGLLRFSFYRHLEQGRDSIYVKYRLRDTWRILMTRTGRYQQWAAYSFILPREADGIRFHFKSNDTITYDGVYLDDVILYGISTPRIDIWTVAITQPPAAVDSGSVVSVQAEIGNNSPAIAGSPVYYQIGNFYRAMVLVDPIYPYATSLVNFPEWVVNCPPGTYQRRCTTAYFNDFAPGNDCQIGLISVNPSSEIEEGIEEEKNREIKIFPNPAKKNSAITCQLPEEGIYTLKVVNILGKVLYDQTLLNEPFRPQRLPMKNLPSGVYLLLLEREGKRREKRFILLP from the coding sequence GTGGATAAATTTCTTTTCTTCTTTTTTTTCTCTTTTAGTCTCTTATTCAGCCAAAGGATAATCCTCGGAGACGACTTTTCCACCTTTCCCGATTCTTGGAACTTGGGCGGAACTTCTAATGAATATTGGACAAAAAAGGAAAGTCGTTGGTATTCCCATTCCTTTTCTGTAAAGAGTACTCCTCATCTTCAATATCACAATAATGTCTCCGTGTGGATGGAGAGAAGGGTTAATTTTAGTGACTATGATATCGGGTGCGTAACCTTTTGGCTTTGGCAGGAGACTGAGGAGGGAGATTTTTTGGAGTTCCTCTATTCTACGGACAATGGTACCACTTGGACCATTGCTTGGGAAAGGGATGGTTCTTACCCTTTCTGGCAGTTCATATCAATCTCCGAGATACCCAATTCGGTTAACCGGATTCGTTTCCGTTTTAGTAGCGACAGCACCGGTGAGAGGGAAGGGGTTTATATTGACGATTTGGTTGCCTATGGGATAAGGCGCACCTTAAATGTCCTATTCTATGATGGGATGGACGATTTCCCTGCCAACTGGACCCTTTGGGGAAATTACCAATGGACGAGGGTAAATAATCGTTATAGTAGCGCGCCTTACAGCGCCAAATGTGCCCCAATTAATGGTTATGGTTATTATAATAACCAAAACAATGGGATTGACCGCTTCTTCAACCTTAGTAACTACGATTACGGACTCTTGCGTTTCTCCTTTTATCGCCACTTAGAGCAGGGCCGGGATTCAATTTATGTGAAATATCGCCTCCGAGATACCTGGCGCATTCTTATGACTCGCACCGGTCGCTATCAGCAATGGGCAGCCTACTCTTTTATCTTACCCCGGGAAGCGGATGGGATTCGCTTCCACTTCAAAAGTAACGATACGATAACCTATGACGGAGTATATCTTGACGATGTCATTCTTTACGGTATCTCCACCCCCCGGATTGATATCTGGACCGTGGCAATTACTCAACCCCCAGCTGCGGTTGATTCCGGGAGTGTTGTTTCGGTGCAGGCAGAAATCGGCAATAACTCGCCGGCGATTGCCGGCAGCCCGGTTTATTACCAAATTGGCAATTTTTACCGGGCGATGGTACTTGTTGACCCCATCTATCCTTATGCTACAAGCTTAGTCAATTTTCCCGAATGGGTGGTAAATTGTCCTCCGGGAACCTACCAGCGGAGATGCACTACCGCCTATTTTAATGACTTTGCTCCCGGAAATGATTGCCAAATCGGTTTGATTTCTGTCAATCCCTCCTCTGAGATAGAAGAAGGAATAGAAGAGGAAAAGAATAGGGAAATTAAAATCTTTCCCAATCCGGCAAAGAAAAATTCCGCTATCACCTGCCAACTGCCCGAAGAGGGGATATATACCTTAAAGGTTGTCAATATCTTAGGGAAAGTTCTCTATGACCAAACTCTCCTCAACGAACCATTTCGCCCCCAGAGATTACCTATGAAAAATCTCCCTTCCGGTGTTTATCTCTTATTATTAGAGAGGGAGGGTAAAAGGAGAGAGAAGAGATTTATTCTCCTTCCCTAA
- a CDS encoding 2-oxoacid:acceptor oxidoreductase subunit alpha, with protein MAERQLLSGNEACALGALKAGVRFFAGYPITPSTEIAEFMARELPKVGGFFLQMEDEIASINAVIGARAGGLKAMTATSGPGFSLMQEGIGYACMAEVPCLIVNVQRGGPATGLPTKPAQGDVMQARWGTHGDHPSVVLYPDSVAESFFLTVKALNLSEYLRMPVILLMDEIVGHMREVVEISEEVEIYSPKKKKKPKEEYLHYDEDNNYDAEFAHFGEGYKIHISGLTHRPDGFPTNNPEIIAWKMERLKRKVEDNLSLFWGWDMEYLDLGSEVCLVAYGAAARAAREAKVIYEKERKKPIGFLRFRVIWPFPAKRVSLLLRSALKIVVVEMNQGQLGGEVERAVNPDIPVISVNRVDGEMITPEEILDVL; from the coding sequence ATGGCTGAAAGGCAACTTCTTTCCGGTAACGAAGCCTGTGCCTTAGGGGCGTTGAAAGCCGGAGTAAGATTTTTTGCCGGCTATCCAATCACCCCTTCTACGGAGATTGCGGAATTTATGGCGCGGGAGTTGCCAAAAGTCGGTGGTTTTTTTCTCCAGATGGAAGATGAGATTGCCTCCATCAACGCGGTGATTGGTGCCCGCGCCGGTGGCTTGAAGGCGATGACCGCCACTTCCGGACCGGGCTTTTCTTTAATGCAAGAAGGGATTGGGTATGCTTGTATGGCTGAAGTTCCTTGTCTAATCGTGAATGTGCAAAGAGGGGGACCAGCCACCGGTTTACCAACAAAACCCGCTCAGGGTGATGTGATGCAGGCACGTTGGGGGACTCATGGCGACCACCCTTCCGTTGTCCTTTATCCGGATAGCGTCGCCGAATCTTTCTTCCTGACAGTTAAAGCGCTAAATCTTTCGGAATATCTCCGAATGCCGGTGATTCTCTTAATGGACGAGATTGTTGGTCATATGCGGGAAGTGGTGGAGATCTCAGAGGAGGTAGAGATCTATTCCCCAAAGAAAAAGAAGAAGCCGAAGGAGGAATATCTCCACTACGATGAAGATAACAATTACGATGCAGAATTTGCCCATTTCGGAGAAGGCTACAAAATACACATCTCGGGTCTTACTCATCGTCCGGACGGTTTTCCCACTAACAATCCGGAGATTATCGCCTGGAAGATGGAGAGGTTAAAGAGGAAGGTGGAAGATAATTTATCTTTATTCTGGGGTTGGGATATGGAATATCTTGATTTGGGTTCTGAGGTCTGTTTGGTTGCCTACGGAGCAGCCGCCCGAGCGGCGCGGGAGGCGAAGGTGATTTATGAGAAAGAGAGGAAAAAGCCAATCGGTTTTTTACGCTTCCGGGTTATATGGCCCTTTCCGGCGAAAAGGGTTTCCCTTCTTTTAAGAAGTGCCTTAAAGATTGTGGTAGTGGAGATGAATCAGGGGCAGTTAGGGGGAGAGGTGGAAAGGGCAGTGAATCCGGATATTCCAGTGATTTCGGTAAATCGGGTTGACGGTGAGATGATTACCCCAGAAGAGATTCTTGATGTTTTATGA
- a CDS encoding acylphosphatase — MRVHLYISGIVQGVFFRDFTRRQAQALKIKGWVRNLWDGRVEAVGEGEEEKIKEWLKRLREGPPGAKVTGLEIEYEEPTGEFSDFRIIY; from the coding sequence ATGAGGGTCCATCTTTATATCTCCGGTATTGTCCAAGGTGTCTTCTTTCGTGACTTCACCCGGAGACAAGCCCAGGCATTGAAAATTAAGGGTTGGGTGAGAAACCTCTGGGATGGTCGAGTGGAGGCGGTGGGTGAGGGGGAGGAAGAAAAGATAAAGGAATGGCTCAAGAGATTAAGGGAAGGTCCACCAGGTGCGAAGGTTACCGGTTTAGAGATTGAATACGAAGAGCCAACGGGTGAATTTTCTGATTTCCGGATCATCTACTGA